The sequence TCCCGCAGGGCGCTGGACAAGGAAGCTCGCGATACGATCCGAGCCATGAAGGAGGTCCGTAATCGCTGCGAAGGTCACTGGCCGGTCAAGGGCATTCCTCTGACGGAGTTCGCGGTGCATCTCGCGGCGATCCGAGCCTTCTCGGGACTGATCGGCGGCGGTAAGGCACGAGCCGAGCAGATCGATGCTGCCGAGCGTAGCCTAGAGGCCCTCAAAGAACGCGGCGATGACGACGTCGTTGAAGAGTCCCAGCCGAAGGAGGATGCGCAGCCGCCGTTCATTCTCACCCCGGAGAAGCGCCTAGCGGACTATTTCGGAGATGAGGCCCTTACTCCGTCCCAGCAACGCGCCGTCGATGAGCTCCAGCGCTTTCTGGACAGCTCGGATGAGCATTGCTTTATCCTGCGCGGCTATGCAGGAACCGGGAAAACCTTCCTGATCGGAGGCCTTGTTCGGTACCTGCAGGCAGTTCACCGGAAGCCTGAAATGATGGCTCCACGGGCAAGGGCCGCCCACGTGCTTCGTGATCGGCATCAGGTTGACGCCAGCACCGTGCACCGTCACATCTACTCCCTTGCTGCGCTCAAGGAATACCGCGAGGTCGATGAGAATGGGGACGTGACCTACAAGTTCTACTTTGAGCTGAAGAACAACGACCTTGAACACGACACCGTCTTCATCGTCGACGAGGCATCAATGCTCTCCGACGTCTACTCGGAGTCCGAGTTCATGCACTTTGGCTCCGGACGCCTTCTCAGTGACTTGCTGCGCTACATCAATTTCGATGCCAACGACTACCGGAAGAAGCTGATCCTCGTGGGTGATGACGCGCAGCTCCCACCCGTCGGAATGAACAAGTCACCGGCCCTTGATGCGGAGTATCTCCGGAAGAAGTGCTTCATCCGAAGCAATGGCTGTGAACTGACGGACGTCGTTCGCCAGGTCGATTCGAGCCCGGTGCTGGAGAATGCCACCAAAATGCGTGAGCTCCTTCGTACCCAGCGTTTCCCCAGCTTTGACTTTGTGTCAGACGGGAAGGCGATCCGGGAGCTTCGCCCCGACGAGTTTGTCGAGACCTTTGTCCGGGAGCGCGATCCGTCGTCCATCAACCGCTCGGTGATCGTGGCGGACACGAATGCCAAGACGAAGGATTACAACGATGCCGTGCGAAGCCGGTTGTTTCCGGGAAGCGCCAGCATTGTGCCCGGAGATCAGATCATTGTGGTCCGGAACAACTACCGATACGAACGCGCCCTTCTGAATGGCCAGATGGGCCTGATCGTGGACTGCGCGGATCAGACTGAGGTTCGCAAGGTGCCCCTGAATGTTCCGGACGAAACTGGGAAACGAAAGATCGAGATGATCAAGCTGGAGTTCCGGGAGGCCAAACTTAGGTTCCCCCACGATCGGGAGGGGCATTTCGACATCACCTGCAAGATCTCGGAAGACTGCCTGCAGAACAGGGATGCGGACATTTCCTCAAACTACTCGAAGGCGCTCTACGTCGACTTCAAAGAGCGCCACCCAGACCTGAAGCCCGGCCAGCCGGAGTTCAAGGAGGCCTTGAAGTCCGACCCTTACTTCAACGCGGTGATGCTCAAATACGGCTACGCCATCACCTGTCACAAAGCACAGGGTGGAGAGTGGGTGACTGTGTTCGTGGATTTCTCGGGTAAGAACAAACTCAACGCAGATGGGATTCGCTGGAGCTACACAGCGCTCACCCGGGCTGAGACCTCGGTCGTCGCCACGAACGCTCTTCACCACACTATTCTGACGCCGAAGAAGGGGCTTGTCCGCCCCTTCAAGGTGGAGACACCGTCCGCCCCGTCAACGGACGCTTCTACTTCGATCCAAGCCCATGGCTCGACCGAGACCATGAAATCCTCAGATGCGGTGAATCCCGGCGCAGCGATTAAGTCTCTCGTCGAAGCGCTCCTCCCGGAGGGCTGGAAAATCGTAGGAACTCGCAGTCACCAATACCAAGAACGCGTCATTCTGGGCGTGGCTGAGAAACAAATCACTGTCGCGGTTCACTACAAGTCGAACCACCGCGTCAGCCGGGTTCAGATCATGCCGAAGAACGGTCAGGATGAGCTGGACCAACAGGCATCGAACATTCTGGCACCCCTGAAAGGGCAGACTCTCGTTCCTGATGGAAGTGCATCCTCGAATGTTCGGGAGTCGCACGCTGCCTTCGTTAAGGCCTTGGAGGAAAAGTTCAGTCCGCGAGGGGTAGAAGTCGTCTTCCTCAAGTCTAATACCGAGTATCATCTGGTTACTCGACTGCGCGCCGGAATGGCCGAGGGAACCGTCAACTATCACTTCGACGGGAAGGGCACCTTGAGCAGCTGCCTTCCGCACTCGGATTGTCCCGATACAATCATCGAAATCCTCCAAGGAATACACCCGATCCATGGCTGACCAGCAACAACAGGTCTCAACGCAAGGGATCAACGCTCTCCGCAAGGCCGGGAACCTCGAAGAAGCGCTCGGGCATGCACGACGACTTCAGACGGACGACCCGGAAGATCCATGGGTTGTCCGGACGCTGTTCTGGTGTCTCCACGACGAATTCAAGCGCCTCCGGGACGCCGGAGACACCAAAGGCGTTGCCGCGGTGCGCGAGGAGGTGGGCGAGCTCAAGATGCCCAAGGAAGCAACAGACGACGTGATGCACCAATGTGCGGCGAGAATCCTTGGAACCGATCCTGTTGCCAATGCATCCGAACTCAGCAAGGCTGGAAAACACCACGACGCGGTGGCGCTGCTGCGGCCGCTCGTCCAAGGCGATGACCTGACATCATCGCTTGGCGAAGCCTACGGATGGGTGCTCTACCGAAAGCTCCGTGACATTGGAGCGGAGGAACCGCAGGTCGCTGCATGGTGTCTTGACGAGTTTCTCGCCTGCTGGTCCACCGACTGGGATCCGAATGCGATGCTCTTCAAGTGCATTCTGATCCAAGCGAAGCTCCATGCGGAGAACTGGGTTGGGTTGGTTCCGCTTGTGGAGAAGTTAGGGTTGCATCGCCTGAAGCCGGAAGAATTTGCGGATGATCGGGAGGATTCCGACTTTGAGCCATTCCAAGACCAACTGCTCACCGCCATTCACAAGTGCATCAAGAAGCACCCTGCCCTTCAAGGTGATCGACCGGCCCTTCGCCAACTCCTCCACGAGTGGAAAGATTCGTTCGGGGAAGGCGAATGGCCAAGATACCACCTGGGACGAATCCTGTTGTGGGTTCGTGGCGATACAGACGCGGCACGGGTTCTGCTTCTCAAGACCGTCCAGC comes from Akkermansiaceae bacterium and encodes:
- a CDS encoding AAA family ATPase, with the translated sequence MATTPRLLPTAKIRTELIELFHGLGSDLAKWLHGQFLRHGGKNWWRHHVCEVVQERDQQRIADGEWKELADMDLGSLLGLLQANFRFLKSRRALDKEARDTIRAMKEVRNRCEGHWPVKGIPLTEFAVHLAAIRAFSGLIGGGKARAEQIDAAERSLEALKERGDDDVVEESQPKEDAQPPFILTPEKRLADYFGDEALTPSQQRAVDELQRFLDSSDEHCFILRGYAGTGKTFLIGGLVRYLQAVHRKPEMMAPRARAAHVLRDRHQVDASTVHRHIYSLAALKEYREVDENGDVTYKFYFELKNNDLEHDTVFIVDEASMLSDVYSESEFMHFGSGRLLSDLLRYINFDANDYRKKLILVGDDAQLPPVGMNKSPALDAEYLRKKCFIRSNGCELTDVVRQVDSSPVLENATKMRELLRTQRFPSFDFVSDGKAIRELRPDEFVETFVRERDPSSINRSVIVADTNAKTKDYNDAVRSRLFPGSASIVPGDQIIVVRNNYRYERALLNGQMGLIVDCADQTEVRKVPLNVPDETGKRKIEMIKLEFREAKLRFPHDREGHFDITCKISEDCLQNRDADISSNYSKALYVDFKERHPDLKPGQPEFKEALKSDPYFNAVMLKYGYAITCHKAQGGEWVTVFVDFSGKNKLNADGIRWSYTALTRAETSVVATNALHHTILTPKKGLVRPFKVETPSAPSTDASTSIQAHGSTETMKSSDAVNPGAAIKSLVEALLPEGWKIVGTRSHQYQERVILGVAEKQITVAVHYKSNHRVSRVQIMPKNGQDELDQQASNILAPLKGQTLVPDGSASSNVRESHAAFVKALEEKFSPRGVEVVFLKSNTEYHLVTRLRAGMAEGTVNYHFDGKGTLSSCLPHSDCPDTIIEILQGIHPIHG